The genomic region TGTTCCCTTGGAAAATCTTGTAGATGAGGAGTGGTGGCTTTTTGACCTGGAGTTTGGATTAGTTGTCTTTAGAATTTATAGGTAAATATGCCACATGAATTTGGTGGAACTAATAAATTCTGATCACATTTGTTTGCAAGGCCAAATATAGACCATCATCTGGTATGAACAAGCAAATGCAGATATTGTGCTTGCTTCTTGTGTTAATGGATCTCTTGTTTGTAGGAAGAAGATGAATGGCCTCGTTAATAGGGTGGTTGGTAACATAGGCAATTGGGAAAAGTAAGCTAGTAGGTTTCCTTTTGAGATTCCCTGTGTGTAGTGAGTCTGCTTCACTGTCTATTTAGTGGGTTTTTGGTATTTTGCTCGCGTTGCTCGCAAGAAACGTTGATACAAAGTCTGTGATCTATATATCAACTGTACAGGACTCATCAAAGTGTACAATAACATGCCATAGAAagattattcttttcttttcttatttttttgggcACTAGTTTATGTTTATATACGTGGTATGTGGACATCCACACTGATCTCTCTTGCATTTCCTTTAAAGTTAATTCGAGATGAAATTCGATCTGGTAAAAGTGACAAAGAGATCTACAAAAAGCTGGAGGATGATTTCGGAGAGACAGTGCTTTATGCACCAAAATTTGATATGCAGACTGCTGCTCTGTGGCTGTCGCCGGTTAGTTAATATTCTCTGacttatatgcatatatatatatatatatatatatatatgaatgtgtgTTTCTATCCATATTTTGCACTAATATCAGATTATGGATAATGTGAAACAGCTGTTGGTTGCTGGTGCTGCTGGAGGAATATGGGCTTACAAGAGGTACAGACAAAAGACTAATGTGCACATTATGGCCTTAAACCTTGTTAGAGGAGTCCCATTAACTCGAAAGGAGAAGGAGACTATGCTAGAGGTTCTCACTCCACCCCCCTCTggaggaatttcttctttctggTGGAGAAGGTTTTCTCAGTGAGTTGAGTTTGCAAATGAGAAGTTTTAGTGAGAGTGGCAGCCAGTTGAAGGCTTGTTTTAGCAGCCTGAACCAAGTCTTGACAAAActtgtattataaattttacaatgtACTGAACTGAGTTCTTTATTATGCTGTTTTTTGCTGCTTAAGGCAGTGAGTGATGATATAAAGAGATATGCTTGTTTCTAAGATTGGCTCTGAGTAAGAGACACTGGCATTCGACCGAACTAGCATAATTGAACCATCAAATTCCTAGAAACCAATGTACAGGATAATCTTATGACCAAAGAAGTTATCattcttattatttcattGATCATATCATTGAAGGGGAGGAGACAAAAATTGCCTTTTGACTTCATTGTTGCAGGAAGGATCTAGTCTCTGAGTGGTACATATCTCAAATAGTCACAATTCTCACACAGCTGTACTTTTGTTCTTTCTGAGATGATCTAAGCAATTGAGTGTCATGAATTCTCTGTACTTACAACCCTATTTTGTGGAACATCAAGGCAATTGCTGAAAACCAGTCTGTTAGGACATGCTCATTGTACAAGCTCTGTAAACTGATCAGCAAGCCAAGTTCTCAAAGAGTACCTGTAATACCCGTACAGATTTCTAGTGGAAGAACACACGTTCTTATGGCTGTATATGGACTTGGTAAATTCTGTATGTGtacgtatttttttattttctttttatacataaattacatatgaATTCAGATAAGGTAAGTTTGGCTCTACTGCTAATGTTACTTCCAACTTGATCCACCGTCCAGAGAAGACAGCTGCTATTAGCTGAGGGAAAAAGCTGCTTGAACATGCAAGTGGATGATCTCCAACTCATTATCATCTATTGATCCTTTGCTGTGAGTATATAGTTCTTATATTCCgtgaatattttcttttcacccCCCTCCCTTTTGGAAAccaattacacacacacacacacactgtgTGCGGAATGCATAAATTGTATTGTACTGCCGGAAACACGCCTAAATGGTTTCTGGTACCTTGTCTCCCTCTTTCTAGTTTTTCTTTAGTCTCCAATCTCCATCTTTCTTTATTATGCTCTTAACTCTGGTTACACACTGGTATGGAATTTTCCTAGGATGCTGATCCAAAGACATGGATGCATGCTTGCAAGTTGTACTTAAAAATCAGAATGCCTGAGTCAACTGGCCTAGcaaaattttaggaataataatatgatttaaaacTTGATCATGTTACGGGATCCATCCTTCTTATCTTCTGGGcattagaaaatgaaaatttgcgCGTCAATGTttgaaagtttcaaaattctgattaatttcctttatttaatttcttgtcTTCTGATCAAGTATGAAGCAGATTTGCTGGCAAATAGAGGAAGTAGCATGTTAAGTTCATTATCATATTGAGGAGAGCATAAagtttttcagaatttttgcGACAACATGGGTAGATTCGAGAGCACTGCAGAAATAGAACCTCCAAGTCCAGGCCAACAGATGGGATCATATCCTCAAAGTTACCAAACAGCACAATCTCGCACTGCAGAAATAGAAACTTCAAATCCAGGCCAACAGATGGGCTCTTATCCCGAAAGTTTCCAAACTGCACAATCTCCACAGATAGGAAGGCCCTGGGAGAGCACTGCAGGAATAGAAACTCCAAATGCTGGACAACAGATGGGCTATTATCCTCAAAGTTTCCAAACAGCACAACCTCCACAGATAGGAAGGCCCTGGTCAACCGAACTATTTGACTGCCataaaaatccaacaaatggtaattttgttaaatttagcACTAATAATGTCTTGATTGAAGTAGTTCCATCAGTTGTTTTCTGTCAAAGATTTCGTTATATAGCCTTTGACAGGAAAAAACCTGGCCAGATTTGCACTGTTGCTTTAgttttctattctttataatagcTAGGGGAAATTTGTAAAAACTGATAATTGATAAATTCCAACAGGTTTCTAAATATGGCATTTGGTCTACCATTTTTCAGTCATAAAATGTATACGTAAGGTTGAGGATTAGAAATACGTAAGACAATCTAACAGTTATCTCTTAATTTTGCAGCTGTTATGACAGCCCTTTTCCCCTGCGTGACGTTTGGACAAATAGCAGAAGTCATGGATGGTACAGAACCGTCGGCCCGGTCTCAAATGAGTACTTCAACTGACCCTTTCAATTCTTCTACGTGTTTTATTGATAAAGCCTGAACTCTATGATCTATAGTTTAATTATGAACTGTCATAATTTCTTTGTTCAATACAGCTTGCCCCTTCGGGACAGTCGTTTATATGCTAACGTTGGCTGTTTGCATGGAA from Sesamum indicum cultivar Zhongzhi No. 13 linkage group LG3, S_indicum_v1.0, whole genome shotgun sequence harbors:
- the LOC105157651 gene encoding cytochrome c-type biogenesis CcmH-like mitochondrial protein, whose product is MESQEDEVKKERVVEARARNISHNVRCTECGSQSIEDSQADVAILLRKLIRDEIRSGKSDKEIYKKLEDDFGETVLYAPKFDMQTAALWLSPLLVAGAAGGIWAYKRYRQKTNVHIMALNLVRGVPLTRKEKETMLEVLTPPPSGGISSFWWRRFSQ
- the LOC105157652 gene encoding protein PLANT CADMIUM RESISTANCE 8-like, which translates into the protein MGRFESTAEIEPPSPGQQMGSYPQSYQTAQSRTAEIETSNPGQQMGSYPESFQTAQSPQIGRPWESTAGIETPNAGQQMGYYPQSFQTAQPPQIGRPWSTELFDCHKNPTNAVMTALFPCVTFGQIAEVMDGTEPSARSQMTCPFGTVVYMLTLAVCMEWFLGSAYRTRLRNRYGLVEAPFHDIISHCFCPYCSLCQEFRELKEQGLNPALGYNGILAEQQAKQNGQIYKPPPAQAMSM